One window of the Arthrobacter sp. zg-Y919 genome contains the following:
- a CDS encoding glutamate--cysteine ligase: MEIEFAKSAQSTLGVEWELALVDGTTGDLVSVADEVLRGVNVNDPALHEDDEHPHIKQELLENTVELVTGICSTVAEAKADLSRSLAAVRRVTDPMGVELFCAGSHPFSTPRSQPVTDKERYAKLIDRTQWWGQQMLIYGVHVHVGLDSRDKVLPVLDGLVNYFPHFQALSASSPFWSGEDTGYASQRALMFQQLPTAGLPFQFASWSEYESYVQDMFTTGVIDSISEIRWDIRPVPGLGTIEMRVCDGLADIRDVGAIAALTQCLVHEFSSIIDAGGTIPTMPPWHVQENKWRAARYGLEAIVILDAEGNEKLVTDHLLEDVLPRLEAVAEELGCSAELADVRTIIERGAGYRQQRRVAAENDGDLRAVVFDGIRQLRGA, from the coding sequence TTGGAAATCGAGTTCGCCAAATCGGCCCAGTCAACCCTGGGAGTCGAGTGGGAACTGGCCCTTGTGGACGGCACCACCGGAGACCTGGTCTCCGTGGCGGATGAAGTCCTGCGCGGTGTGAACGTCAATGACCCGGCACTGCATGAAGACGATGAGCATCCGCACATCAAGCAGGAACTGCTGGAAAACACCGTTGAGCTGGTGACCGGCATCTGCAGTACCGTAGCGGAGGCCAAGGCGGATCTGTCCCGCTCGCTCGCGGCGGTCCGGCGGGTCACGGACCCGATGGGCGTTGAACTGTTCTGCGCCGGCTCGCACCCCTTCAGCACCCCGCGTTCACAGCCGGTTACGGACAAGGAGCGCTACGCCAAGCTCATCGACCGGACCCAGTGGTGGGGCCAGCAGATGCTCATTTACGGGGTGCACGTGCACGTGGGGCTGGACAGCCGCGACAAGGTCCTCCCCGTCCTGGATGGACTGGTGAACTACTTCCCGCATTTCCAGGCCCTCTCGGCGTCCTCCCCCTTCTGGTCCGGCGAGGACACCGGCTACGCCTCCCAGCGCGCCCTCATGTTCCAGCAGCTGCCCACTGCCGGGCTGCCGTTCCAGTTTGCGTCCTGGTCGGAATACGAGTCCTACGTGCAGGACATGTTCACCACCGGCGTCATCGATTCGATCAGTGAAATCCGCTGGGATATCCGGCCGGTACCCGGTCTGGGCACCATTGAAATGCGTGTCTGCGACGGGCTGGCGGATATCCGGGACGTGGGCGCAATCGCTGCGCTGACCCAGTGCCTCGTGCACGAGTTCTCCTCGATCATCGACGCCGGCGGCACCATCCCCACCATGCCGCCCTGGCACGTCCAGGAAAACAAGTGGCGCGCTGCGCGGTACGGTCTCGAGGCGATCGTGATCCTGGACGCCGAGGGCAATGAAAAGCTCGTCACCGACCACCTGCTGGAGGACGTCCTGCCGCGCCTGGAAGCAGTGGCGGAGGAGCTGGGCTGCAGCGCCGAACTGGCCGATGTCCGGACCATCATTGAGCGCGGCGCCGGCTACCGGCAGCAGCGCCGGGTCGCGGCGGAAAACGACGGCGACCTGCGCGCGGTCGTGTTCGACGGCATCCGGCAGCTCCGCGGCGCCTGA
- a CDS encoding methyltransferase codes for MPDTSLAHVLTPEGWQLLNSLPPYLESESLKLNTDLRKAGHSSELVAAVLTQAKLRMKARGKFGPFAEHMVFTSPGLEQATRLNVAALHARRFQDAGLEKVADLGCGIGADSLALATLDRQVTAVELDEITAAAATINLMPWPEATVVQGRAEEFDLSGFDGVWLDPARRTTSTSGTTRIFDPEAFSPPLSFVESLADSGLPVGVKMGPGIPHEALPAGCEAQWVSVDGDVTEATLWFNSLRRDGVRRAALVIGSGGAAELTSPVDYDAGAQDVTMGPAEGYLYEPDGAVIRAGLVADVAATLDGHLLDPHIAYICAPELRETPFARAYRILEVRPYNVKALKAWVRENRIGVLDIKKRGMSVTPEELRKALLTGSGKGGNKGENKATLVLTRIGEDRVALVVEPVPSA; via the coding sequence ATGCCCGATACTTCCCTTGCACATGTTCTGACTCCCGAGGGATGGCAGCTGCTGAACTCGCTTCCCCCCTACCTCGAGTCCGAATCCCTGAAACTCAACACCGACCTGCGCAAGGCCGGGCACTCCTCCGAGCTGGTGGCGGCCGTCCTGACCCAGGCGAAACTGAGGATGAAGGCCCGGGGCAAGTTCGGGCCGTTCGCCGAGCACATGGTCTTTACCTCTCCCGGCCTGGAGCAGGCCACCCGGCTGAATGTGGCTGCCCTGCATGCCCGCCGCTTCCAGGACGCCGGACTGGAAAAGGTTGCGGACCTTGGCTGCGGGATCGGTGCCGATTCCCTGGCGCTGGCCACCCTCGACCGGCAGGTGACCGCCGTCGAGCTCGATGAGATCACAGCGGCGGCCGCCACCATCAACCTCATGCCCTGGCCGGAGGCAACTGTGGTCCAGGGCAGGGCGGAGGAATTCGACCTGTCGGGGTTCGACGGCGTCTGGCTGGACCCGGCACGGAGGACCACCTCGACGTCGGGCACCACCCGCATCTTCGACCCGGAGGCGTTCTCCCCTCCCCTGTCCTTTGTGGAGTCCCTGGCCGATTCCGGCCTGCCCGTTGGCGTCAAGATGGGCCCCGGCATCCCGCACGAGGCGCTGCCGGCCGGCTGCGAGGCGCAGTGGGTGTCGGTGGACGGGGACGTCACCGAGGCAACCCTGTGGTTCAATTCCCTGCGCCGCGACGGCGTCCGGCGGGCCGCCCTGGTGATCGGGTCCGGGGGCGCGGCGGAACTGACCTCACCGGTGGACTACGACGCCGGTGCGCAGGACGTCACCATGGGGCCTGCGGAGGGATACCTGTATGAACCCGACGGCGCCGTGATCCGCGCCGGCCTGGTGGCCGACGTCGCTGCCACCCTGGACGGGCACCTCCTGGATCCCCACATTGCCTACATCTGCGCACCGGAACTGCGCGAGACGCCCTTCGCCCGCGCCTACCGGATCCTCGAAGTGCGCCCGTACAACGTCAAGGCACTCAAGGCCTGGGTCCGGGAAAACCGCATCGGGGTCCTGGACATCAAAAAGCGGGGAATGTCCGTGACCCCGGAGGAGCTGCGCAAGGCCCTGCTCACCGGCTCCGGCAAGGGGGGAAACAAGGGCGAAAACAAAGCCACGCTGGTCCTCACCCGGATCGGCGAGGACCGCGTGGCCCTGGTGGTGGAACCGGTTCCTTCCGCCTAG
- the mgrA gene encoding L-glyceraldehyde 3-phosphate reductase translates to MTYVAAENRYESMPYRRVGQSGLQLPAVSLGLWHNFGDDKPFETQRAILRRAFDLGVTHFDLANNYGPPYGSAETNFGRHFRDDFRPYRDQLVISSKAGYDMWPGPYGNWGSRKYLLSSLDQSLERMGLDYVDIFYSHRPDPETPLEETMGALDTAVRSGRALYAGISSYSPEKTIEAARILREMGTPLLIHQPSYSMLNRWVEDGEPDLFAALDEVGAGSIAFSPLAQGLLTNKYLNGVPEDSRAAAGKSLDQSQLSEENLERVRGLNGIAESRGQSLAQMAIAWVLRTRPGTASITSALIGASSVKQLEDSLAAVNNLEFSADELRRIDEFAVDSKINLWAAALEA, encoded by the coding sequence ATGACTTATGTTGCTGCGGAAAACCGATACGAATCCATGCCCTACCGGCGCGTCGGACAGAGCGGGCTCCAGCTCCCGGCAGTCTCGCTGGGACTCTGGCACAACTTTGGTGATGACAAGCCCTTCGAGACGCAGCGCGCCATCCTGCGCCGGGCCTTCGACCTGGGCGTCACCCACTTTGACCTGGCGAACAACTACGGCCCGCCCTACGGCTCCGCCGAAACCAACTTCGGCCGGCACTTCCGCGACGATTTCCGTCCGTACCGCGACCAGCTGGTGATTTCCAGCAAGGCCGGCTACGACATGTGGCCGGGCCCGTACGGCAACTGGGGATCCCGCAAGTACCTGCTTTCCTCCCTGGACCAGTCCCTGGAACGCATGGGCCTGGACTACGTCGACATTTTCTACAGCCACCGTCCGGATCCGGAAACCCCGCTGGAGGAGACCATGGGTGCACTGGACACCGCCGTGCGGTCGGGCCGTGCCCTGTACGCCGGCATCTCGTCCTACTCCCCGGAAAAAACGATCGAGGCGGCCCGGATCCTGCGCGAAATGGGCACCCCGCTGCTGATCCACCAGCCGTCGTACTCCATGCTCAACCGCTGGGTGGAGGACGGCGAACCGGACCTCTTCGCCGCCCTGGATGAAGTGGGAGCCGGTTCCATTGCCTTCTCGCCCCTGGCGCAGGGCCTGCTGACCAACAAATACCTCAACGGTGTGCCGGAGGACTCCCGCGCAGCCGCCGGAAAGTCCCTGGACCAGTCCCAGCTCTCGGAGGAGAACCTGGAACGGGTACGCGGCCTGAACGGCATCGCCGAGTCCCGCGGCCAGAGCCTGGCCCAGATGGCCATCGCCTGGGTCCTGCGCACCCGGCCCGGGACCGCATCCATCACCTCCGCCCTCATCGGCGCCTCGAGCGTGAAGCAGCTGGAGGATTCACTCGCAGCAGTGAACAACCTGGAGTTCTCCGCGGATGAACTGCGCCGCATCGACGAATTCGCGGTCGATTCCAAGATCAACCTGTGGGCCGCAGCCCTCGAGGCGTAA
- the rimI gene encoding ribosomal protein S18-alanine N-acetyltransferase: protein MDAGDIPAVDALERRLFPVDAWPLQMFHDELAQTSTRSYYVAVDPAGTVIGYAGLMCVLPIADVQTIAVVPENEGAGIGSRLLAILVDEAKRRGAEDVLLEVRDDNPRAQRLYRWFGFEQIHVRPRYYRDGASALIMRLPLAGWSGAPTAAVTAPETKDSK from the coding sequence ATGGACGCCGGGGACATTCCCGCCGTGGATGCCCTGGAGCGCAGGCTGTTTCCCGTCGACGCGTGGCCGCTGCAGATGTTCCACGATGAGCTGGCGCAGACCTCCACCCGGTCCTACTACGTGGCGGTGGATCCCGCCGGAACCGTCATCGGTTATGCCGGCCTGATGTGCGTGCTGCCCATCGCCGACGTCCAGACCATCGCCGTCGTCCCCGAAAACGAGGGTGCGGGCATCGGCTCGCGGCTGCTCGCCATCCTGGTGGATGAGGCTAAACGGCGCGGCGCGGAGGACGTACTGCTGGAAGTACGCGACGACAATCCGCGCGCCCAGCGACTGTACCGCTGGTTCGGCTTTGAACAGATCCACGTCCGGCCGCGCTATTACCGCGACGGCGCCTCCGCCCTGATCATGCGCCTGCCCCTGGCAGGCTGGTCGGGAGCGCCGACGGCGGCCGTGACTGCACCAGAAACGAAGGACAGTAAATGA
- a CDS encoding shikimate 5-dehydrogenase, whose amino-acid sequence MPILNKDMTLCISLAARPSNIGTRFHNYLYDQLDLNYVYKAFAPTDLAQAIAGVRGLPIRGCAVSMPYKEDVIALVDRMDPSAKAIDSVNTIVNDDGVLTAYNTDYLAIARLLRDHRVPATHSVLMRGSGGMAKAVAAALRDAGFSDVTVVARNEAAGRALADLYDFAWQPEPGTSTADLLINVTPLGMSGQDEDVQSFSNEAVAAARVVFDVVALPAETPLITAARTAGKPVITGAEVIAIQAEEQFVLYTGVRPTPDQVREASEFSRS is encoded by the coding sequence ATGCCGATCCTGAACAAAGACATGACCCTGTGCATTTCCCTGGCCGCGCGGCCGAGCAACATCGGTACGCGCTTCCACAACTACCTCTATGACCAGCTGGACCTGAACTACGTCTACAAGGCGTTCGCGCCCACGGACCTGGCGCAGGCCATTGCCGGCGTGCGGGGCCTGCCGATCCGGGGCTGCGCCGTGTCCATGCCGTACAAGGAGGACGTGATTGCGCTCGTGGACCGGATGGACCCGTCCGCGAAAGCCATCGACTCCGTCAACACGATCGTCAACGACGACGGTGTGCTCACCGCCTATAACACCGACTACCTCGCCATCGCCCGGCTGCTGCGGGACCACCGGGTCCCGGCCACGCACTCGGTGCTGATGCGCGGTTCCGGCGGCATGGCCAAGGCTGTGGCTGCCGCGCTGCGGGACGCCGGGTTCTCCGACGTCACTGTGGTCGCCCGTAACGAGGCCGCCGGCCGGGCGCTCGCGGACCTCTATGACTTCGCCTGGCAGCCGGAGCCGGGCACCTCCACCGCGGACCTGCTGATCAACGTGACCCCGCTGGGTATGTCCGGACAGGACGAGGATGTGCAGTCCTTCAGCAACGAGGCCGTGGCCGCCGCACGGGTGGTGTTCGACGTCGTCGCGCTGCCCGCGGAAACCCCGCTGATCACTGCCGCCCGCACCGCAGGGAAACCGGTGATCACCGGGGCGGAAGTCATCGCCATCCAGGCCGAGGAACAGTTCGTGCTTTACACCGGGGTGCGGCCGACACCGGACCAGGTGCGCGAAGCCAGCGAGTTCTCCCGCTCCTGA
- the tsaE gene encoding tRNA (adenosine(37)-N6)-threonylcarbamoyltransferase complex ATPase subunit type 1 TsaE, whose translation MTVTDTPAWEAEYRTAGAEETQALAERLGGILRRGDLLLLTGELGAGKTTFTQGLGAGLGVRPGIISPTFVLVREHPNLGSGPDLIHVDAYRLGSEGEVDDIDLEASMDRSVTVVEWGRGLVEHLSDSRLEITLIRAVGGQSAPGSADTPGGNSTPDQEPRAGTIPATDFSTDFSAEDTDEERTIHLAGYGPRWQQAPDLG comes from the coding sequence GTGACGGTCACCGACACACCAGCCTGGGAAGCCGAATACCGGACTGCCGGCGCCGAAGAGACGCAGGCGCTAGCCGAACGCCTCGGCGGCATCCTGCGCCGCGGCGACCTGCTGCTGCTGACGGGCGAACTCGGTGCCGGAAAAACCACCTTCACACAGGGACTCGGCGCCGGGCTGGGCGTACGGCCGGGCATCATTTCGCCCACCTTCGTCCTGGTCCGGGAGCACCCCAACCTGGGCTCCGGACCGGACCTCATCCACGTGGATGCGTACCGGCTCGGTTCCGAGGGCGAGGTTGACGACATTGACCTCGAAGCCTCCATGGACCGTTCCGTCACGGTGGTCGAGTGGGGCCGGGGACTGGTGGAGCACCTCTCCGACAGCCGCCTGGAAATCACGCTCATCCGGGCCGTGGGCGGACAGTCCGCTCCGGGCAGCGCAGACACCCCGGGTGGGAACTCCACACCGGACCAGGAGCCCCGTGCCGGAACCATTCCGGCTACAGACTTCTCCACGGACTTCTCTGCGGAAGACACGGACGAGGAACGCACCATCCACCTGGCGGGCTACGGTCCGCGCTGGCAGCAGGCACCGGACCTGGGCTGA
- the tsaD gene encoding tRNA (adenosine(37)-N6)-threonylcarbamoyltransferase complex transferase subunit TsaD — protein sequence MNRTDPLVLGIESSCDETGIGIVRGTELLTNTVSSSMEEHVRFGGVIPEIASRAHLDAVVPALQAALAEAGVRLDDLDAIAVTSGPGLSGALMVGVSAAKALALATGKPLYAINHLVAHVGVGVLDGGALPDNLGALLVSGGHTEILRVADLTSDVELLGSTIDDAAGEAYDKVARILGLGYPGGPAIDRLAREGNPKAIRFPRGLTQPKYMGTAEAPGPHRYDWSFSGLKTAVARCVEQYEAAGQDLPVADIAASFQEAVVDVITAKAVLACTEHGITNLLLGGGVAANSRLRALTEERCAAAGIKLRVPPISLCTDNGAMVAALGAQVVMAGGEPSGIGFGTDPSLPVTSIHVAAARA from the coding sequence ATGAACCGCACCGACCCCCTGGTGCTCGGCATCGAATCCTCCTGCGACGAGACAGGCATTGGCATCGTCCGGGGCACCGAGCTGCTGACCAACACCGTCTCTTCCTCCATGGAGGAACACGTCCGGTTCGGCGGCGTGATTCCCGAGATCGCTTCCCGTGCCCACCTCGATGCAGTGGTTCCCGCCCTGCAGGCGGCCCTGGCCGAAGCAGGCGTGCGGCTCGACGACCTGGACGCAATTGCCGTCACCTCCGGCCCCGGCCTGTCCGGTGCGCTGATGGTGGGCGTCAGCGCCGCCAAGGCCCTGGCCCTGGCCACCGGCAAGCCGCTCTACGCGATCAACCACCTGGTGGCGCATGTGGGCGTGGGCGTGCTCGACGGCGGCGCCCTGCCGGACAACCTCGGCGCGCTTCTGGTCTCCGGCGGACACACCGAGATCCTGCGGGTTGCGGACCTCACCAGCGACGTGGAACTCCTCGGGTCAACCATCGACGACGCCGCGGGGGAGGCCTATGACAAGGTGGCACGCATCCTCGGCCTGGGCTACCCCGGCGGACCGGCCATTGACCGGCTGGCCCGCGAGGGTAATCCCAAGGCCATCCGGTTCCCGCGGGGGCTGACCCAGCCTAAGTACATGGGCACGGCGGAGGCTCCCGGGCCGCACCGCTACGACTGGTCCTTCTCCGGCCTCAAAACCGCCGTGGCCCGCTGCGTGGAGCAGTACGAGGCTGCCGGCCAGGACCTGCCGGTTGCCGACATTGCCGCGTCCTTCCAGGAGGCGGTAGTGGACGTGATCACCGCCAAGGCAGTGCTGGCCTGCACGGAGCACGGCATCACCAACCTGCTCCTGGGTGGGGGAGTGGCTGCCAACTCGCGGCTGCGGGCCCTGACTGAGGAGCGCTGCGCTGCGGCGGGCATCAAACTGCGGGTCCCGCCGATTTCCCTGTGCACCGACAACGGCGCCATGGTCGCCGCGCTGGGCGCTCAGGTGGTGATGGCCGGCGGCGAACCGTCGGGGATCGGCTTCGGCACGGATCCGTCCCTGCCGGTCACCAGCATCCACGTGGCGGCCGCCCGGGCCTGA
- a CDS encoding GNAT family N-acetyltransferase: MAALAIREARAADWPAIWSLMEPIVRAGETYCWDTGTTGEQARQLWLEPAPTVVFVAEKDGVVAGTAQLHPNRSGNGSHVANASFMTAPQFSGQGIARALAEHVLDEAARRGYRSMQFNAVVETNTRAVGLWQSLGFGILATVPEAFRHPTEGFTGLHIMYRTLAAGRSETIGS, from the coding sequence ATGGCCGCACTGGCCATCCGGGAGGCCCGCGCCGCTGACTGGCCGGCCATCTGGTCCCTGATGGAGCCCATTGTGCGTGCCGGGGAAACGTACTGCTGGGATACCGGAACCACCGGGGAGCAGGCCCGGCAGCTGTGGCTGGAGCCTGCCCCCACGGTGGTGTTCGTCGCCGAAAAGGACGGCGTGGTGGCAGGCACCGCACAGCTGCACCCCAACCGGTCCGGGAACGGCAGCCACGTTGCCAACGCGTCCTTCATGACCGCCCCGCAGTTCAGCGGACAGGGCATCGCCAGGGCCCTGGCGGAACATGTCCTGGACGAGGCTGCGCGCCGGGGCTACCGGTCGATGCAGTTCAACGCCGTGGTGGAAACCAACACGCGGGCGGTGGGGCTGTGGCAGTCCCTCGGGTTCGGCATCCTTGCCACGGTGCCCGAAGCCTTCCGGCATCCAACCGAGGGGTTCACCGGACTGCACATCATGTACCGCACCCTGGCGGCTGGCAGGAGTGAAACAATAGGTTCGTGA
- the tsaB gene encoding tRNA (adenosine(37)-N6)-threonylcarbamoyltransferase complex dimerization subunit type 1 TsaB yields MLILSIDTSAIASAALLNGDGETLASFATEDTRSHAEVLAPGIAGLLAEAGVAGTDLDAVVVGVGPGPFTGLRAGIATARTLAFAWDKPLHGVMSLDALAVDAALDAWRLGIDEFAVATDARRKEVYWAAYRSTGGTPELLDGPHVSDPVEVPALPVYGAGAGLYSGILHAVEGFSAAQPTAEALGRTAAARLVRGLPLLPSTPLYLRESDAKVPGPRKRAL; encoded by the coding sequence GTGCTGATTCTCTCCATTGATACCTCCGCCATAGCCAGTGCGGCTCTGCTCAACGGGGACGGAGAGACCCTGGCGTCCTTCGCCACCGAGGACACCCGCTCCCACGCCGAAGTGCTCGCCCCCGGAATCGCCGGCCTGCTGGCCGAGGCAGGGGTTGCCGGGACGGACCTGGACGCGGTGGTCGTAGGGGTGGGCCCCGGTCCCTTCACCGGACTCCGCGCCGGAATCGCCACGGCCCGGACCCTGGCGTTCGCCTGGGACAAACCGCTGCACGGGGTGATGAGCCTGGATGCCCTTGCGGTGGACGCGGCCCTGGATGCCTGGCGCCTGGGCATCGACGAATTCGCCGTTGCCACTGATGCCCGCCGCAAAGAGGTGTACTGGGCCGCCTACCGCAGCACCGGCGGAACCCCCGAACTGCTGGACGGGCCGCACGTGAGCGACCCGGTTGAGGTCCCGGCCCTGCCGGTCTACGGCGCCGGTGCCGGCCTGTACTCCGGGATCCTGCACGCCGTGGAGGGTTTCTCCGCTGCCCAGCCGACGGCCGAAGCACTGGGGCGCACCGCCGCCGCCCGCCTGGTCCGCGGCCTGCCGCTGCTGCCCAGCACCCCGCTGTACCTGCGCGAGTCCGACGCCAAGGTCCCCGGCCCGCGGAAGCGCGCCCTGTGA
- the alr gene encoding alanine racemase, with product MNYPEFPPPAERSAVIDLAAIRHNVRHLAHVVSPARVMAVVKADAYGHGAVETARAAVSAGAAWLGVAHISEALALRSAGITEPVLAWLHTREAEFGEAIRANVDLGVSGWDLEEVVAAARELEMPARVHLKIDTGLGRNGCPEDLWEAFVGRALAYQEEGLLRVVGIFSHFAVADEPHRPETDEQLRKFRDAVAVAEDAGVDREVRHIANTPGALSRPDAHFDLVRIGLGIYGLSPFAGQSSAELGLKPAMTVKTTIAACKEVPADQGVSYGLHYRTQERTTLALIPLGYADGIPRVATGGPVQVDGQVYPVVGRVAMDQMVIDLHRTGIAGTPDSLVGREAVLFGGEGRPSVDEWASAAGSINYEIISRIGGRVPRTYIDSEPRGGTGDTEGLPIALEAAPESSTAPEGATDPEPQTAQAVEAP from the coding sequence GTGAACTACCCTGAATTCCCGCCGCCGGCCGAGCGTTCCGCCGTCATCGACCTGGCTGCCATCCGGCACAATGTCCGCCACCTGGCCCATGTGGTCAGCCCCGCCCGCGTTATGGCGGTGGTCAAAGCGGATGCCTACGGCCACGGCGCGGTGGAGACTGCGCGGGCAGCGGTCTCCGCCGGTGCCGCCTGGCTGGGTGTGGCGCACATCAGTGAAGCACTGGCGCTCCGCTCGGCCGGCATCACCGAACCCGTCCTTGCCTGGCTGCATACCCGTGAGGCGGAATTCGGCGAAGCCATCCGGGCCAACGTGGATCTGGGGGTTTCCGGCTGGGATCTGGAAGAGGTGGTCGCGGCCGCCCGGGAACTGGAAATGCCCGCCCGCGTACACCTGAAGATCGACACCGGACTGGGCCGCAACGGCTGCCCGGAAGACCTTTGGGAAGCCTTCGTCGGCAGGGCGCTGGCCTACCAGGAAGAAGGCCTGCTGCGGGTTGTGGGGATCTTCTCCCACTTTGCCGTAGCGGATGAACCACACCGTCCGGAAACCGATGAGCAGCTGCGGAAGTTCCGTGACGCTGTCGCGGTTGCCGAAGACGCGGGTGTGGACCGCGAGGTGCGGCATATCGCGAACACCCCCGGAGCCCTCTCCCGTCCCGATGCACACTTTGACCTGGTGCGGATTGGACTGGGCATATACGGGCTCTCGCCTTTTGCCGGACAGAGCTCGGCGGAACTGGGCCTGAAGCCGGCCATGACTGTGAAGACCACCATTGCGGCCTGCAAGGAAGTACCTGCCGACCAGGGTGTTTCCTATGGCCTGCATTACCGGACTCAGGAGCGGACAACCCTGGCCCTCATCCCACTGGGGTACGCCGACGGTATCCCGCGCGTCGCCACCGGCGGTCCGGTGCAGGTGGATGGGCAGGTGTACCCGGTGGTGGGACGCGTTGCCATGGACCAGATGGTGATTGACCTGCACCGGACCGGCATCGCCGGTACCCCGGACTCGCTCGTGGGACGGGAAGCCGTCCTCTTCGGCGGCGAGGGCCGGCCAAGCGTCGACGAGTGGGCCTCCGCAGCCGGCAGCATCAACTACGAGATCATCAGCAGGATCGGCGGCCGCGTCCCCCGCACCTACATCGACAGCGAACCCCGCGGCGGGACCGGGGACACCGAAGGGCTGCCCATTGCCCTGGAAGCGGCGCCGGAAAGTAGTACGGCACCGGAAGGCGCCACGGACCCGGAGCCGCAGACAGCACAGGCGGTAGAAGCCCCGTGA